The proteins below come from a single Treponema phagedenis genomic window:
- a CDS encoding helicase-related protein has translation MIQFRQLPVYEQKDRILSALEVNQVIVVESPTGSGKTTQLPIILHEAGYTQGGIVGVTQPRRIAAVSVSEFIAKQFGCAVSELVGYKMRFEDKTSPETQIKIMTDGILLQEMKLDPWLSKYSVIMVDEAHERSLNIDFILGLLKRILQERKDFKVIISSATINTDMFSLYFDSCPVIKIDAITYPVTTIFDPPAIPASTETQNAEAAMLDKIASIVERILDDGRSGAILVFLPGERAIKNCIDRLTRESKFRKLYPLPLYGRLSKEEQESVFDPPPFGKKKIVVATNIAETSITINDITTVIDSGLAKLNFYNPLSYTSSLDETQVSKSSCNQRRGRAGRTQKGTCYRLYSRKGFENRQLYTLEEIYRTDLSEVVMRMAELGIFDFENFDFISPPGKRGIIGAVETLNMLGALEKDRSLSSIGEMMCKFPLAPRQSRMIVEAIIHYPESVDDVIVATAFLSARSPFIFPDGKELHARRAHASFDEPMGDFASFLKIYRLYVQAKDKKRFCEISYLDERVMAEIANIKEQLELIVSDMGVPILSGGKIEDYLASIAQGMIQFVCVQHGKDSYRSLTAEKISIHPGSCMYKNRPRFIVAGEIVRTSRMYAMSVSPLSKKLVAQVAPALLEKRATKETRGTQKSAKDAKNKEEFAKRDDEERAVIAGSSYAIKKIKGKKHLVLPWELFSETVKKLNADVDSVDDGSLQQLKGLRCIIEMNNYQLFTGEKLELVLKAVSLFDIRQTDDSRVRNKNFTLPEDLPEIISALDLLFKTTVAKQKSKQLGFITLFSDGKGIFWLKTSRGFHTSLHENLVSVQNLIDLAGEAMNEQQQAVTQRLYKAMKSFFA, from the coding sequence ATGATACAGTTTAGACAGCTTCCCGTGTATGAGCAAAAAGACAGAATACTTTCAGCATTGGAAGTAAATCAAGTAATCGTTGTTGAAAGTCCGACCGGTTCGGGAAAAACAACGCAGTTGCCGATTATTTTACATGAGGCAGGGTATACACAGGGCGGTATTGTCGGAGTAACGCAGCCGCGCCGGATTGCCGCTGTTTCGGTGAGCGAGTTTATCGCAAAGCAGTTCGGTTGTGCGGTTTCCGAGCTTGTCGGGTATAAGATGCGCTTTGAGGATAAAACAAGTCCCGAAACACAGATAAAAATTATGACCGACGGAATTCTTTTGCAGGAAATGAAACTTGACCCCTGGCTGAGTAAATATTCCGTTATCATGGTTGATGAAGCGCATGAGCGCAGTTTAAATATTGACTTTATTCTGGGATTGCTTAAACGAATTTTGCAAGAACGGAAGGATTTTAAGGTTATCATTTCATCGGCAACGATTAACACGGATATGTTTTCACTGTATTTTGATTCTTGTCCGGTAATTAAAATTGATGCAATCACTTACCCTGTAACAACTATTTTCGACCCACCAGCTATTCCTGCTTCCACCGAAACCCAAAATGCCGAAGCAGCGATGCTTGATAAAATTGCATCTATTGTTGAGCGAATCCTCGATGACGGAAGAAGCGGCGCAATACTGGTGTTTTTACCGGGAGAGCGGGCAATTAAAAACTGTATTGATCGATTAACGCGTGAAAGCAAGTTTAGAAAATTGTATCCTTTGCCGCTTTACGGAAGGTTAAGTAAAGAAGAGCAGGAATCGGTGTTTGATCCGCCGCCTTTCGGAAAGAAAAAAATAGTTGTTGCAACAAATATTGCGGAGACCTCTATCACAATCAATGATATTACAACGGTTATTGATTCAGGGCTTGCAAAACTGAATTTTTATAATCCGCTTTCGTATACCTCAAGCTTGGATGAAACACAAGTTTCAAAATCCTCATGCAATCAGCGAAGGGGTAGGGCGGGTAGAACGCAAAAGGGTACTTGCTATCGGTTGTATTCTCGGAAGGGCTTTGAAAATCGGCAGCTTTACACATTAGAAGAGATTTATCGTACCGATTTATCCGAAGTGGTGATGCGTATGGCGGAACTGGGAATCTTTGATTTTGAGAATTTTGATTTTATCTCTCCGCCGGGAAAGCGCGGCATTATCGGTGCGGTAGAAACGCTGAATATGCTCGGCGCGCTGGAAAAAGACAGAAGCCTGAGCAGTATCGGGGAAATGATGTGTAAATTTCCGCTGGCACCGCGTCAATCCCGTATGATTGTAGAGGCAATTATTCATTATCCGGAATCGGTTGATGATGTAATTGTGGCAACCGCTTTTCTTTCTGCACGCAGTCCTTTTATCTTTCCTGATGGAAAAGAGCTGCACGCAAGAAGAGCGCACGCAAGCTTTGATGAGCCGATGGGTGATTTTGCATCCTTTTTAAAAATATATCGGCTTTATGTGCAGGCAAAGGATAAAAAACGCTTTTGCGAGATTAGTTATCTTGATGAGCGGGTTATGGCGGAGATTGCCAATATTAAAGAACAGCTTGAGCTTATTGTATCGGATATGGGAGTGCCTATTTTATCGGGTGGTAAAATTGAAGATTATCTTGCTTCTATTGCGCAGGGCATGATTCAGTTTGTGTGCGTGCAGCACGGCAAGGATTCATACCGCAGTTTGACGGCTGAAAAAATCTCCATTCATCCCGGCTCTTGTATGTATAAAAATAGACCAAGATTTATTGTTGCCGGTGAAATTGTTCGTACATCACGGATGTATGCAATGTCTGTTTCTCCTTTATCAAAAAAACTTGTTGCGCAAGTTGCGCCCGCCCTTTTGGAAAAGCGGGCAACAAAAGAGACGCGCGGCACGCAGAAAAGCGCCAAAGACGCTAAAAATAAAGAAGAATTTGCAAAAAGAGACGATGAAGAGCGGGCGGTTATTGCAGGTTCGTCCTATGCAATAAAGAAAATAAAAGGTAAAAAGCATCTGGTTTTGCCTTGGGAATTATTTTCGGAAACAGTAAAAAAGCTGAATGCAGATGTGGATTCAGTTGATGACGGCAGTTTGCAGCAGCTAAAAGGGTTGCGCTGCATCATTGAGATGAATAATTATCAGTTATTTACCGGAGAAAAGCTTGAGCTTGTATTAAAGGCGGTTTCTCTTTTTGATATTAGGCAGACCGATGACAGCCGAGTGCGAAACAAAAATTTTACACTTCCCGAAGACTTGCCTGAAATTATCAGCGCCCTTGACCTTTTGTTTAAAACAACCGTTGCAAAGCAAAAAAGCAAGCAGCTTGGATTTATTACCCTTTTTTCTGACGGCAAGGGAATTTTCTGGCTTAAAACTTCACGCGGCTTTCACACGTCGTTGCATGAAAATCTTGTGTCGGTGCAAAATCTTATCGACCTTGCCGGCGAAGCTATGAATGAACAGCAGCAAGCAGTTACACAACGTTTATATAAAGCAATGAAAAGTTTTTTTGCTTAA
- a CDS encoding ISNCY family transposase codes for MKLFMSIDQITRGHVIANCLEGRCTVQQAALRLNLSRRRVQQLKKAFKEKGLAAMLHGNSQRPSAKKTSKEIEQRLLALRSDPALSKSNFLHFHEIVTEEYQLQLSYSTLRRILLSHGICSPKKRRTRKKVHKTRNRRACFGELLQVDATPFPWFGGKEKSALHAFIDDARGMITGLYLCKNECLLGYLEVLRQTLENYGLPAALYPDKCSVFFVNAKKQLSIEEQLQGTKEQVTQFGKIIKYLGIDMFPAHSSQAKGRVERLWQTLQSRLPVEFARRHITTIEQANQFLKEYIGIFNKQFGVPACDSYSMFVPTPKTLDLDKLLSSVITRKLSSGSTISIKNHLFKIEQNKFAAGTTVNVLISQKHGIRALIHDEFYPIVPLDDIYRTDTVGRTGDLPQVVIDLIYEFLLKDAKAG; via the coding sequence ATGAAATTATTTATGAGCATTGATCAAATTACACGAGGACATGTTATCGCCAACTGCTTAGAGGGGCGATGTACGGTACAACAAGCTGCGCTTCGATTAAACCTTTCACGAAGACGCGTACAGCAATTAAAAAAGGCGTTCAAAGAAAAGGGTTTAGCAGCAATGCTGCATGGCAACAGTCAGCGTCCCTCTGCAAAGAAGACCTCGAAAGAAATTGAGCAGCGATTACTTGCGCTGCGAAGCGATCCCGCATTGTCAAAAAGCAATTTTTTGCATTTTCATGAAATAGTAACTGAAGAATATCAATTGCAGCTGTCATATTCGACTCTGCGCCGTATTCTGTTATCACATGGAATTTGTTCACCAAAGAAAAGACGAACACGAAAGAAGGTGCATAAAACGCGCAATAGAAGAGCTTGCTTCGGAGAGCTGTTGCAAGTGGACGCAACCCCGTTTCCTTGGTTCGGCGGGAAAGAAAAATCCGCATTACATGCTTTTATTGATGATGCACGCGGAATGATTACCGGTCTTTATTTATGCAAAAACGAGTGCCTGCTCGGATATTTAGAAGTTCTGCGGCAGACACTCGAAAATTACGGACTCCCCGCCGCTCTTTATCCGGATAAGTGTAGCGTTTTTTTTGTTAATGCAAAAAAACAGTTATCCATTGAGGAGCAATTACAAGGAACCAAGGAACAAGTAACACAATTCGGCAAAATTATCAAGTACTTAGGAATCGATATGTTCCCGGCTCATTCATCACAAGCAAAAGGACGTGTTGAGCGATTATGGCAAACTTTACAAAGCCGACTCCCTGTTGAATTTGCACGACGCCACATCACAACCATAGAGCAAGCAAATCAATTCTTAAAAGAGTATATCGGTATTTTCAACAAACAGTTTGGTGTTCCTGCCTGCGATTCATATTCAATGTTTGTACCGACACCAAAAACACTCGATCTTGATAAACTGTTGTCATCGGTTATTACGCGCAAACTTTCAAGCGGTTCCACCATCTCAATCAAAAACCATTTGTTTAAAATTGAGCAGAATAAATTCGCAGCAGGCACAACGGTAAATGTATTGATTTCACAAAAACATGGTATACGCGCTTTAATACATGATGAATTCTATCCGATTGTACCGCTCGATGATATATACCGAACTGATACGGTTGGACGAACCGGAGACCTGCCTCAAGTAGTTATTGACTTGATTTATGAATTCTTACTTAAAGATGCAAAAGCAGGATAA
- a CDS encoding 2-hydroxyacid dehydrogenase has translation MKIIFYGVRDVEKPIFEAVNKKFGYDLTLIPDYLTDEATTKKAAGHEVVVLRGNCFATKERLDMYKEMGVKYVMTRTVGVNHIDISHAKELGFKMAYVPFYSPNAIAELALTLAMTLLRNVTYTGNKTKDKNFIVDKQMFSREVRNCTVGVIGLGRIGMTAAKLFKGLGANVIGFDLFPKTGVEDIVTQVPIDEVFAKSDIITLHAPYIKENGKIITKETFAKMKEGVILINTGRGELVDTDALVEALESGKVYGAGIDTLDNEIAIFGKDFSGKELPVPAFEKLVNMYPKVIITPHVGSSTDEAALNMIETSFENLKEYLDTGDCKNKIQ, from the coding sequence GTGAAAATTATTTTTTATGGGGTTAGAGATGTCGAAAAACCTATTTTTGAAGCGGTTAATAAGAAATTTGGTTACGACCTGACACTTATTCCTGACTATTTAACCGATGAGGCAACAACAAAAAAAGCAGCGGGACATGAGGTTGTTGTTCTGCGCGGAAATTGTTTTGCAACAAAAGAACGGTTGGATATGTATAAGGAGATGGGCGTTAAATATGTGATGACCAGAACAGTTGGCGTTAATCATATTGATATTTCCCATGCAAAAGAGCTTGGGTTTAAAATGGCATATGTTCCGTTTTATTCCCCGAATGCTATTGCGGAGCTTGCGTTGACCTTAGCGATGACTTTGTTACGCAATGTTACCTATACTGGCAATAAAACAAAGGACAAAAATTTTATTGTAGACAAACAAATGTTTTCACGCGAAGTCAGAAATTGCACGGTAGGTGTTATCGGTTTAGGCAGAATCGGAATGACTGCCGCAAAATTGTTTAAGGGGCTGGGCGCAAATGTAATCGGTTTTGATCTTTTTCCGAAAACAGGCGTAGAGGATATTGTAACGCAGGTGCCTATTGATGAGGTGTTTGCAAAATCCGATATTATTACGCTCCATGCACCGTATATTAAAGAAAATGGAAAAATAATTACCAAAGAAACTTTTGCAAAAATGAAAGAGGGTGTGATCCTTATCAATACGGGAAGAGGAGAACTCGTTGATACCGATGCCTTAGTAGAAGCCTTGGAGAGCGGAAAAGTATACGGGGCAGGAATTGATACCTTGGATAATGAAATCGCTATTTTTGGTAAAGATTTTTCGGGAAAGGAATTGCCGGTTCCCGCTTTTGAAAAATTAGTAAACATGTATCCGAAGGTTATCATTACCCCTCATGTCGGTTCTTCCACTGATGAAGCTGCCTTGAACATGATAGAAACTTCTTTTGAAAATCTTAAAGAGTACCTTGATACAGGCGACTGCAAAAACAAAATACAGTAG
- the gltS gene encoding sodium/glutamate symporter has protein sequence MKFEFNMYLTLGLAIVLYLFGDWIKSKVSFFRKYYIPAPVIGGVLFSICMLIGHNTGAFEFTFNTVLKDFFMVVFFTSVGFLASLNALKKGGIAVVLFLIAALVLVLIQNGVGVALAKIFGLNPGIGLAAGSIPLTGGHGTSGAFGPYLEERGVAGATVVAFASATYGLVMGCMIGGPIAKQLMKRNNLVCTETGVQQQDEKIGEKATMTEASFFKAACMVGIAMGIGAIITPLVKNLGLSLPVYLVPMLVAAIIRNIIDATPNKTPVEEIGIIGNVCLAFFLAIALMTMKLWELAGLAVPLVVILLVQTVIMALYAYFVTFNIMGRDYDAAVMATGHCGFGMGATPNAIANMRAFTEVNGFSTKAFLAVPLVGSLFIDPCNAIIIQTFTSWFVG, from the coding sequence ATGAAATTTGAATTTAATATGTACCTTACATTAGGCTTGGCAATTGTATTATATTTGTTTGGAGACTGGATTAAATCAAAGGTGAGCTTTTTCCGCAAATATTATATTCCTGCACCGGTTATCGGCGGAGTTTTGTTTTCTATCTGTATGCTTATAGGGCATAATACTGGGGCTTTTGAATTCACCTTTAATACGGTTTTGAAAGACTTTTTCATGGTTGTGTTCTTTACCAGTGTCGGATTTTTGGCAAGCTTGAATGCTTTAAAAAAAGGTGGAATTGCGGTTGTCTTATTCTTGATAGCTGCTCTTGTGCTTGTTCTTATTCAGAACGGAGTTGGAGTGGCCTTGGCAAAAATCTTCGGATTAAATCCCGGTATCGGACTGGCTGCGGGTTCAATTCCGTTGACCGGCGGACACGGAACTTCGGGAGCATTCGGCCCGTATTTGGAAGAAAGAGGAGTAGCAGGGGCTACTGTTGTTGCCTTTGCTTCTGCAACCTACGGTTTGGTTATGGGATGTATGATTGGCGGGCCTATTGCTAAACAGCTTATGAAAAGGAATAATTTAGTTTGTACCGAAACAGGTGTACAGCAGCAAGACGAGAAAATCGGTGAAAAAGCAACCATGACCGAAGCCTCGTTTTTTAAAGCCGCCTGTATGGTCGGTATTGCTATGGGTATCGGCGCCATCATTACTCCGCTTGTTAAAAACCTGGGGTTGTCCTTGCCGGTATATCTTGTTCCTATGCTTGTTGCGGCTATCATACGTAATATCATTGATGCTACCCCTAACAAAACTCCCGTTGAAGAAATCGGTATTATCGGCAATGTATGTCTTGCCTTCTTCTTGGCTATCGCTTTAATGACCATGAAACTCTGGGAGTTGGCAGGGTTAGCAGTGCCGCTGGTTGTTATTCTGCTTGTGCAAACGGTTATCATGGCTCTGTATGCGTACTTTGTTACCTTCAATATAATGGGTAGAGACTATGATGCCGCCGTTATGGCTACCGGACACTGCGGTTTCGGAATGGGCGCAACGCCGAATGCTATTGCAAACATGCGCGCTTTTACAGAAGTAAATGGTTTTTCGACAAAGGCTTTCTTGGCGGTGCCGTTGGTAGGCTCACTATTTATTGATCCCTGTAATGCAATTATTATTCAAACCTTTACAAGCTGGTTTGTCGGGTAA
- a CDS encoding OadG family protein encodes MGAPEYMSFMESLVTTVIGMSIVFLALIFLAVFVMVVSKVVSTLEAKLGRGAPSGATLTETKPVPKSEAVKVAVIAAAISEERKEPLDSFVITKIQKI; translated from the coding sequence GTGGGGGCACCAGAATATATGAGCTTTATGGAAAGTTTAGTGACAACTGTAATCGGTATGTCTATTGTATTTTTGGCGCTTATTTTTTTGGCGGTTTTTGTCATGGTTGTTTCCAAAGTTGTTTCGACATTGGAAGCAAAACTGGGGAGGGGTGCTCCTTCGGGGGCGACACTGACAGAGACAAAGCCAGTTCCAAAATCAGAAGCGGTAAAAGTTGCGGTGATTGCGGCGGCAATCAGCGAAGAAAGAAAAGAACCTTTGGATAGTTTTGTAATAACAAAAATTCAAAAAATTTAA